The nucleotide sequence CGCATTGGCTCTACAGGGCTGCTTACGCCTAGGCCGTATGAAAGATGAAGGTATTGCCGCTCCTGAGATTACCTCCATCATGAAACGCAACTCTTGTGGCAAATCACTGGATATAGCACGCATGGCACGTGATATGCATGGTGGTAACGGCATCTCTGATGAATATGGCGTAGTACGTCATATGATGAACCTAGAGGTTGTCAACACCTACGAAGGCACGCATGATATTCATGCCCTCATCTTAGGGCGTGCTCAAACGGGTATTCAGGCTTTTAGTTAAGCTTTAGTTTATTGACGATGGCCTTAGCCGCTTTTGCAAAGGCCTCGTCACTATCATCTTCTAGCTGCACAAACTCATCAATTCTGTATTGGGGAAAGTTGCGCACAATAGAAGATTGATACGATGGATCATAGTGTTTAATCAATAGCTCCTCAACCAAGCCCGGAAACTGTCCGGCATCAATTGCTTCATTCCATTTGGCTATCTGCACTTTTCCATAGTGAGCTGTTAACAGGGCTAACTTAGCTTTAAAGTTATCTGTATCAGTCAAAAAATGATGGTATTCGCGTATCAACCAAGAAACGCGAGTTTGCGGACTTGATCTTAATTCGATGCATGCACCGCTGCGAATCTTCTCCATTAAAGCATCCGGAATATGAAGCCCGCCCACTTTCTTGCTCTCTGACTCAACGAGTACAGGTCTTATGGGGTCTAGGGTTCGAAGGGCATTCCATAGAGCCGTCTCAAACCCCTTTTGAGACGGCTGTTCAATATTAGGCTCGTTACCCAGCACAGATCCTCTATGAATAGCCAACGCTTCAAGATCTAATATTTGAGCACCATACCCACGCGCCTCTTGCAGCACTCGAGTTTTACCACTACCAGTCATGCCGCAAATTACCCGAAATGAAAATTGCTTAGCGGCCTCATCTAAGCTTTCGATCACCGTGCGCCGAAAGCCTTGATACCCATCCTCCAGTTGCATAGCCTTCCAACCAATGCGATTCAGAATATGAGTAAAAGCTCCACTTCGCTCTCCACCACGCCAACAGTAAACCAAAGGGCGCCATGTCCGTGGAAAGTCTTGGAAATGTTTCTCTAAATGATTAGCAATGTTGCGAGAAACTAATGCAGCACCTAACTTT is from Polynucleobacter sp. MWH-UH23A and encodes:
- the mnmH gene encoding tRNA 2-selenouridine(34) synthase MnmH, which encodes MQSSNPQILRRDQFLAELDSFDCIIDVRSPAEFALDHIPGAVNYPVLENEERAQIGTLYKQDSPFAAKKLGAALVSRNIANHLEKHFQDFPRTWRPLVYCWRGGERSGAFTHILNRIGWKAMQLEDGYQGFRRTVIESLDEAAKQFSFRVICGMTGSGKTRVLQEARGYGAQILDLEALAIHRGSVLGNEPNIEQPSQKGFETALWNALRTLDPIRPVLVESESKKVGGLHIPDALMEKIRSGACIELRSSPQTRVSWLIREYHHFLTDTDNFKAKLALLTAHYGKVQIAKWNEAIDAGQFPGLVEELLIKHYDPSYQSSIVRNFPQYRIDEFVQLEDDSDEAFAKAAKAIVNKLKLN